Proteins from a single region of Bacteroidota bacterium:
- a CDS encoding nuclear transport factor 2 family protein, whose amino-acid sequence MLNIKNTRARLLPCLLLVAIVLTGCHTTDKMVVEQQNAREAEVIKNKASIMAFYEKALTVNNETRPTAVLTPVLAEGYKSSSSVDSKGGEQLMGQLEFFWKIIPDLKWEPQQIVNEGDVYIVRSIATGSPNGDFMGVPTDGSKSFKILTIDMHTMKDGQFVSTHHVEDWVTAMQQLKPATPPVSEADQTMNVAMGFMESMGKGDMETMMGLMHDDMVWHNEGDASLPWIGNWVGKTVILEEFMPLFGENLKTLDWKTEDAISGGDTAAFFGTMVGLATKSNQKTKEFTWALRVKVKDGQVILWNWFEDSYEISRAYHGGN is encoded by the coding sequence ATGCTCAATATTAAAAACACGCGTGCCCGCCTGCTGCCTTGCCTACTCCTGGTAGCGATTGTCCTGACGGGATGCCATACAACCGACAAAATGGTGGTAGAACAACAAAACGCTCGTGAAGCTGAGGTTATCAAAAACAAAGCTTCGATCATGGCCTTTTACGAGAAAGCGCTGACCGTAAATAACGAAACGCGCCCTACTGCCGTATTAACACCAGTTTTAGCTGAAGGCTACAAATCCTCCAGCTCCGTCGACTCGAAAGGCGGCGAACAATTGATGGGACAGTTGGAGTTTTTCTGGAAAATCATCCCCGACCTGAAATGGGAGCCCCAGCAGATCGTTAATGAAGGAGATGTATACATCGTCAGAAGTATAGCGACGGGTTCTCCAAACGGCGACTTTATGGGCGTCCCTACTGATGGTAGCAAGTCTTTCAAGATCTTGACCATAGACATGCACACCATGAAAGACGGCCAGTTTGTAAGCACGCATCACGTGGAAGACTGGGTAACAGCCATGCAGCAACTGAAGCCGGCCACACCGCCAGTGAGCGAAGCAGATCAAACCATGAACGTAGCCATGGGCTTTATGGAATCTATGGGTAAAGGCGACATGGAAACCATGATGGGGCTGATGCACGACGACATGGTTTGGCACAACGAAGGTGACGCAAGCTTGCCCTGGATCGGCAATTGGGTGGGCAAGACCGTCATCCTGGAAGAGTTTATGCCGCTCTTTGGTGAAAATCTGAAGACGCTCGACTGGAAGACCGAAGACGCCATTTCAGGTGGCGATACAGCAGCTTTCTTTGGCACCATGGTTGGCCTCGCCACCAAGTCCAACCAAAAAACCAAAGAATTCACCTGGGCGCTCCGCGTGAAAGTGAAAGACGGTCAAGTCATCCTCTGGAACTGGTTTGAAGATAGTTACGAAATATCTCGCGCCTATCACGGTGGCAATTAA
- a CDS encoding AraC family transcriptional regulator: protein MKRDIVDLKFRHSEDRPYGIDIITIDERYQRHQARFATQSFPQRLDFFVLMYVTEGKGQHLIDFIPYDVAPDTLIIIGKNQVHQFSSQQTFDGHLIVFQEAVLQRALLNFDTAIASFLFDPINSSAYRLQDAQALQPDISRLIEEYQGPNDSEWLPIVCHQLGIIIHKTARFGQLSNADDQRLTCPPLLIEFSKLLEQHYTDHWTAIAYAEVLNISTKSLGALTKKHLDHTPKDVIDRRLLLEIKRQLAHSKLSVKEIAYKLGFEDPSNLNKFFKRRQAQTPSAFRTAVRRSI, encoded by the coding sequence ATGAAACGCGATATTGTAGACCTTAAATTCAGGCACTCCGAGGATAGACCCTACGGAATTGACATCATTACAATCGATGAACGCTACCAAAGACACCAGGCCCGTTTTGCCACACAGTCTTTCCCCCAGCGGCTCGATTTTTTTGTCTTGATGTATGTCACCGAGGGTAAAGGCCAGCACCTCATCGACTTTATACCGTACGATGTCGCACCCGATACGCTTATCATCATCGGTAAAAACCAGGTCCACCAGTTTTCGTCACAACAAACGTTTGACGGCCATCTCATTGTCTTCCAGGAAGCTGTATTACAGCGCGCCCTGCTGAATTTTGATACGGCGATTGCTTCTTTTTTATTTGACCCTATCAATTCGTCAGCTTATCGCTTGCAAGATGCGCAAGCCTTGCAACCTGACATCAGCCGGCTTATTGAAGAATACCAGGGCCCCAACGACTCCGAATGGCTGCCGATTGTATGCCATCAATTAGGCATTATCATCCATAAGACAGCGCGATTCGGCCAGCTTTCTAATGCTGATGACCAGCGCCTGACATGCCCGCCGCTGCTCATCGAATTCAGTAAGTTGCTCGAACAGCATTACACGGATCATTGGACAGCCATTGCTTACGCAGAGGTACTCAATATATCTACGAAGTCGCTGGGCGCACTTACAAAGAAACACCTGGATCACACCCCCAAAGACGTCATAGACCGCCGGCTGCTCCTGGAGATAAAACGACAACTGGCCCACTCGAAACTGTCGGTTAAGGAGATTGCATACAAGCTTGGTTTCGAGGACCCGTCTAACCTGAACAAATTTTTTAAACGCCGGCAAGCGCAAACCCCATCCGCTTTCCGTACAGCAGTACGCCGCTCGATTTAG
- a CDS encoding ATP-binding protein — MPETSAQQADSWAEVGRLPFRFFDTTKYGASSENWSISQDDQGIIYVGNTDGLLIHDGSSWKRVLLPGSMARAIAIDQNNTVYIGGYKEIGYLGADSTGSPQYHSLVDKIPEDYNEFVYVHSVYTIGESVFFLTGSKLLRLQHDTINVWKTKRLVRGVLPLGESILTYTGEQLFTLDAQDTLAELLPQGNPLTNILDIISFGPDQFLVLSSNGLFRCNITSSSSTSSYTCEAQPTDAPFMEKAGQLRRLADGKIVIRFEGKGIALLNAQLQLLRYFDTNNALIYDDILDIYADRESALWMASRDGVVRLETTSNWSTFSWNEGLSGHVTQVLRWRGSVFASSFAGIYELIPGDAYNTARFRVVQGSDTLDGCYDMEVVNDQLIAACLYGVVSVEKRPERASIATILAEPNFYPWKILRDPFDPTRFFVAGQSEIAHYKLESNKIVATHTQQITPRMHRITVDPTSQTRGSTRLWVVSDEAQIYHIDVSPEDEAWQEDLYHDFDKLDGRVQEFFFIDDTFYTASPHGLFGIKNPAQPHFEKEVQAGNQEAQYWGQDRDGNAWLVIDDQVRVVRGTEAGNLQISAHTAPERIEAIEAGTYNKEPSGTVWLGHLRGVVRINEAGMATQHQKPTLFLSEVSALRSDSVVFNGLVSNWTNHIFAYQENAIRFSYAAQIYDQPERVRYRVWLQGSDQGWSNWMPEPFKEYTNLPEGSYTFNVQAKNAVGIVSDKASFPFKVLPPWYRAQWAYALWILLSLGSLGLSIWLINRLQTQRLKARNAYLNQLVAEQTEEIRAQNATLEDAYHEVQQINTDLKQTNTALENRTAKLRQALAANKEILSITAHDLKNPLGGIIGLAEMIIQDIEAGVQATYESTIDNIPLLKEEAERMLEIIIALLDKHRQGEAPVLRLEKTALSDLVTTVVRWNMKQAGNKGINLHYVAKESITVNVDALAIQRVLDNYVSNAVKYSPSGANVWIEVTQLDLEDSTVTRVAVRDEGPGLTTDDQQKVFGKMQQLSAKPTGGEHSSGLGLFIVKQLVNAHGGEVGVESTHGNGATFWFTLPHAESAVYQPHLSPSH; from the coding sequence GTGCCCGAAACCTCAGCCCAGCAAGCAGATAGCTGGGCTGAAGTGGGCCGGCTGCCTTTTCGTTTTTTTGATACCACCAAGTACGGCGCTTCTTCGGAAAACTGGAGTATTTCACAAGACGACCAGGGCATTATCTATGTCGGTAACACAGACGGTTTGCTCATCCATGACGGATCCTCCTGGAAACGTGTTCTTCTTCCAGGGTCCATGGCTCGAGCGATTGCGATAGACCAAAATAACACCGTATATATTGGCGGATACAAAGAAATAGGCTACCTAGGCGCTGATTCAACCGGCTCACCGCAGTACCATTCGCTTGTAGATAAAATACCAGAAGACTACAACGAATTTGTTTATGTCCACTCGGTGTACACCATCGGTGAAAGTGTTTTCTTCCTGACTGGATCCAAGCTGTTACGCTTGCAACATGACACCATAAACGTATGGAAAACCAAGCGGTTGGTCCGCGGTGTCCTCCCATTGGGCGAATCAATTTTAACATACACCGGCGAACAGCTCTTCACATTGGATGCCCAGGATACGCTGGCTGAACTCCTACCACAAGGGAACCCTTTGACAAACATCCTGGACATCATTTCTTTTGGTCCAGATCAGTTCCTTGTGCTTTCCAGTAACGGCCTGTTTCGATGTAACATAACGTCGTCTTCCAGTACTTCCAGCTATACGTGTGAAGCGCAGCCCACGGATGCACCTTTTATGGAAAAAGCCGGACAGTTACGTAGGCTTGCTGATGGAAAAATAGTGATCCGTTTTGAAGGCAAAGGGATTGCGCTGTTGAATGCACAGCTACAGCTGTTGCGGTATTTCGACACGAACAACGCCCTTATTTATGACGATATACTCGATATTTACGCAGATAGGGAATCTGCTTTGTGGATGGCTTCGCGCGACGGCGTAGTCCGGCTCGAAACCACAAGTAATTGGTCTACTTTCAGTTGGAACGAAGGGCTATCTGGACACGTCACGCAGGTATTGAGATGGCGCGGCAGCGTGTTTGCCTCTAGCTTTGCCGGCATCTATGAGTTGATTCCTGGAGATGCTTACAATACGGCGCGTTTCAGGGTCGTTCAGGGCAGCGATACCCTCGATGGCTGTTATGACATGGAAGTTGTCAATGACCAACTGATAGCCGCCTGTCTGTACGGCGTTGTAAGCGTTGAAAAACGCCCCGAACGCGCCTCTATCGCTACCATACTGGCTGAACCTAATTTTTATCCCTGGAAAATCCTCCGCGATCCGTTCGATCCAACGCGTTTCTTTGTAGCCGGCCAAAGCGAAATTGCCCACTATAAGCTCGAAAGTAACAAGATCGTAGCGACCCACACGCAACAAATTACCCCCCGAATGCATCGCATTACCGTCGACCCCACAAGTCAAACGCGAGGCAGCACCCGCTTATGGGTTGTATCGGACGAAGCCCAGATTTACCACATTGACGTATCCCCTGAGGATGAAGCCTGGCAAGAGGATCTGTACCACGATTTTGACAAGCTCGACGGCAGGGTCCAGGAGTTTTTCTTTATTGACGACACCTTCTACACAGCCTCACCACACGGTCTCTTTGGCATCAAGAACCCAGCCCAACCCCACTTTGAGAAAGAAGTTCAAGCTGGCAACCAGGAGGCCCAATACTGGGGACAGGATCGTGATGGCAATGCATGGTTAGTGATAGACGATCAGGTCCGGGTTGTGCGTGGAACTGAAGCAGGGAATTTGCAAATTTCTGCGCATACAGCACCGGAACGTATCGAAGCCATTGAAGCAGGGACCTACAACAAAGAACCATCAGGCACGGTGTGGTTGGGACATTTGAGGGGCGTTGTTCGAATCAATGAAGCCGGCATGGCCACGCAGCACCAAAAACCTACGCTTTTCCTAAGCGAAGTGTCTGCGCTACGCAGCGACTCCGTGGTCTTTAATGGACTCGTTTCTAATTGGACAAATCACATCTTCGCGTACCAGGAAAATGCCATCCGATTCTCCTACGCTGCACAAATCTATGATCAACCAGAGCGTGTGCGTTACCGGGTATGGTTACAGGGGTCAGATCAGGGCTGGAGTAACTGGATGCCAGAGCCTTTCAAAGAATACACTAACCTCCCGGAAGGATCGTATACGTTTAATGTACAGGCCAAAAACGCGGTAGGCATTGTCAGTGACAAAGCCAGTTTTCCGTTCAAGGTTCTCCCACCCTGGTACCGTGCGCAATGGGCATACGCACTCTGGATCTTGCTTAGCCTGGGTTCGCTTGGCCTTTCAATCTGGTTAATCAACAGGCTGCAAACCCAACGATTGAAGGCACGTAATGCATACCTGAACCAATTGGTAGCAGAGCAAACAGAAGAAATAAGAGCCCAGAACGCTACGTTGGAGGATGCCTACCACGAAGTACAACAAATCAATACCGATCTCAAGCAAACCAATACTGCGCTAGAAAATCGTACAGCAAAGCTGCGGCAGGCGCTGGCTGCCAATAAAGAGATTTTGAGCATTACAGCCCACGATCTCAAGAACCCGCTGGGCGGTATTATTGGTCTTGCTGAGATGATCATACAAGACATCGAAGCCGGCGTTCAGGCCACCTATGAAAGCACAATAGACAACATCCCGCTCCTGAAAGAAGAAGCAGAGCGGATGCTCGAAATTATCATTGCCCTGCTGGATAAACACCGCCAGGGAGAAGCCCCCGTGTTACGTTTAGAAAAGACAGCGCTCAGCGACCTTGTGACAACCGTTGTGCGCTGGAATATGAAGCAGGCCGGCAACAAAGGCATCAACCTCCATTACGTAGCCAAAGAATCGATTACGGTAAACGTTGATGCCCTCGCCATCCAACGGGTCTTGGATAACTACGTATCCAACGCTGTAAAATACAGCCCTTCGGGGGCTAACGTATGGATTGAAGTAACCCAGTTGGATCTGGAGGACTCAACTGTTACCCGCGTAGCTGTACGGGACGAAGGGCCCGGGTTGACTACAGACGACCAGCAAAAAGTGTTTGGCAAGATGCAACAGCTCAGTGCAAAACCAACCGGCGGTGAGCATTCGAGCGGGCTGGGGCTTTTTATTGTAAAACAGCTTGTTAACGCCCATGGCGGCGAGGTTGGCGTAGAAAGCACCCACGGCAATGGCGCTACCTTTTGGTTTACCTTACCCCATGCAGAAAGTGCTGTCTATCAGCCCCACCTTTCCCCTTCACATTGA
- a CDS encoding aminopeptidase encodes MSYTPSTQILQNYANILVNYALGNGKGIKPGDVVQIVAKDSAKLLYAALYKAVIRAGGHVMPLYLPDDLADANLERFFFEHANQAQREFYPRAYYDTLIDTIDHRLTVLSDEDPHNLKGIDPKLIMQRNIARSHFRETFFKKVNAKQASWTLALYATEGMAKEAGLSLETYWEQIIDACYLREEDPVSTWKNLQQEIHAVKDRLNALDIRKVHVKSEDADLWISIGEQRKWLAATGQNIPSYEIFTSPDWRGTEGWIRFNQPLYRYGNLIEGIELEFKDGLVVNSKATRNEAVLKEMIATKDADKVGEFSLTDKRHSRITRFMANTLYDENVGGEFGNTHIAVGMAYKDAYAGDPNTLTKEDWKRLGLNDSVVHTDIMSTADRTVTAVLADGSEQVIYEDGMFQV; translated from the coding sequence GTGTCGTACACTCCTTCAACCCAGATCTTACAGAATTACGCCAACATCCTTGTTAACTACGCCCTCGGCAATGGCAAAGGCATCAAACCCGGCGATGTCGTCCAGATTGTGGCTAAAGACAGCGCAAAATTGTTGTACGCCGCGCTGTACAAAGCCGTCATTCGTGCCGGCGGACATGTGATGCCGCTCTACTTGCCCGATGACCTTGCTGACGCAAACCTCGAACGCTTCTTCTTCGAGCATGCCAACCAGGCGCAGCGTGAGTTCTACCCCCGAGCGTATTACGACACCCTCATCGATACCATCGACCACCGGCTAACGGTACTGAGTGATGAAGATCCGCACAACCTTAAAGGTATTGACCCGAAGCTCATTATGCAGCGCAACATTGCGCGTTCGCACTTCCGTGAGACCTTCTTCAAAAAAGTAAATGCCAAACAGGCTTCATGGACCTTGGCGCTGTATGCGACCGAAGGCATGGCCAAAGAAGCCGGCTTGTCGCTTGAGACCTACTGGGAGCAAATCATTGATGCCTGCTATTTGCGGGAAGAGGACCCGGTAAGCACGTGGAAAAATCTTCAACAAGAAATCCACGCCGTAAAAGACCGCCTCAATGCGCTCGATATCCGCAAAGTGCACGTCAAAAGCGAAGATGCAGACCTGTGGATTTCCATCGGTGAGCAGCGCAAGTGGCTGGCTGCAACCGGACAAAATATCCCCAGCTACGAAATCTTCACCTCTCCTGATTGGCGGGGCACCGAAGGCTGGATCCGCTTCAATCAGCCCCTGTACCGCTATGGCAATCTGATCGAAGGCATTGAGCTGGAATTTAAAGATGGGCTGGTGGTCAACAGCAAGGCAACAAGAAACGAGGCTGTATTGAAGGAGATGATTGCCACGAAAGACGCCGACAAAGTGGGTGAATTTTCGCTTACAGACAAACGCCACTCCCGGATCACGCGGTTTATGGCAAATACGTTGTATGACGAAAATGTGGGCGGTGAATTTGGCAATACACACATCGCAGTAGGCATGGCGTACAAAGATGCCTACGCCGGCGACCCCAACACCCTCACCAAAGAAGACTGGAAGCGTCTCGGCCTCAACGACTCGGTTGTGCATACCGACATTATGTCCACCGCAGACCGGACTGTAACCGCAGTGTTGGCTGATGGCTCTGAACAGGTGATTTACGAAGACGGGATGTTTCAGGTGTAA
- a CDS encoding PQQ-dependent sugar dehydrogenase, whose amino-acid sequence MYKLVLLLPLLFWGCQPPASTNEKVRPVKEVVMDDLKRPWSIAFLSDNEALVTEKDGNLLRVNLQTGERAIVQGIPVDRTDSTVTKVEDATSLHYPRGIAAGLKTTFNEGLLDVVLDPAFATNQRIFLTYVASGEGGTTTRAISGQLKDDSLTNIKQILLASPYSDGSFHYGGGMTFGQDGKLYITVGDRLFSEARQPALPYAQDVADTRGMIYRFNPDGTVPADNPSFSQSVVPGAYAYGIRNVQGLAVHPLSGNIWFTEHGTIQGDEVNLLQAGANYGWPIQTTGRYRAPNYQPPVLENETFTPPKWFWRHTVAPTGPVFYTGDEFPAWQYDLLVPGLSGGSLWRFRIEKQTIKSTEELFVDARIRARKIAQSPAGYLYLLTDEVDGKILRIKPDTRD is encoded by the coding sequence ATGTATAAACTTGTTCTGCTCTTACCCCTGCTTTTCTGGGGATGCCAACCACCAGCCTCTACAAACGAAAAGGTCAGGCCCGTTAAAGAAGTGGTAATGGACGATTTAAAACGTCCCTGGAGCATCGCGTTTCTTTCGGATAACGAAGCCCTGGTTACAGAGAAAGACGGCAACTTGCTGCGGGTGAATCTCCAAACCGGAGAGCGCGCCATTGTACAGGGCATCCCTGTTGATCGTACCGATTCTACAGTTACCAAAGTTGAAGATGCTACGTCGTTGCACTACCCCAGAGGCATAGCAGCCGGCCTCAAAACTACGTTTAACGAAGGGCTGCTTGATGTAGTCCTCGATCCCGCGTTTGCGACCAACCAGCGCATCTTTCTTACTTACGTAGCGAGCGGTGAAGGCGGTACAACAACCAGAGCAATCAGCGGGCAACTCAAGGATGACAGCCTTACAAACATCAAACAAATACTCCTGGCTTCACCCTATTCCGACGGCTCGTTTCATTACGGCGGCGGCATGACGTTTGGGCAAGATGGCAAACTGTATATTACGGTTGGTGACCGCCTTTTTTCAGAAGCTAGGCAGCCGGCCCTCCCCTACGCACAAGACGTTGCGGATACCCGCGGGATGATCTATCGCTTCAATCCAGATGGTACTGTTCCGGCAGACAACCCATCCTTTTCCCAATCGGTAGTGCCCGGCGCATATGCGTATGGTATCCGAAACGTACAGGGCCTGGCTGTGCATCCGCTTTCAGGTAATATCTGGTTTACCGAGCATGGCACCATCCAGGGAGACGAAGTCAATTTGCTGCAGGCCGGCGCCAATTATGGCTGGCCAATCCAAACAACGGGTAGATACCGGGCACCCAATTATCAACCACCTGTACTGGAAAACGAGACCTTCACCCCACCCAAATGGTTTTGGCGGCATACGGTTGCTCCAACCGGCCCTGTATTTTATACCGGAGATGAATTCCCCGCATGGCAGTACGACCTCCTCGTCCCAGGCCTGAGCGGCGGCAGTTTATGGCGGTTTCGGATAGAAAAGCAAACCATCAAAAGCACAGAAGAACTTTTTGTAGATGCCAGGATACGCGCCCGTAAAATTGCACAGAGTCCGGCGGGATACCTGTACCTGCTAACCGATGAAGTTGACGGTAAAATTCTGCGAATCAAACCAGATACGAGGGATTAG
- a CDS encoding helix-turn-helix domain-containing protein, whose product MLDASAILVLGFLGIAQALFLMVYLFTLKTGNRKANVLLGLVLLGLTIRIGKAVLLNHGPLDPWARNLGISGFLLVGPALWFYGQTLFNKASTFHAAHFAHLLPFLLFVACCALIPNNGNVASLGFYTATLLHLAVYLGLSWRLCYRVRDVARKALVAWYRNILAGVTLILMLYAGIFIGLVPLYLVGATAFSLLIYLFSFLFLKKHHFALEKYAQSEVDIGASKKLVARVQALFKEEMPYLNPATSLDTVAAMLDVKPRSLSQAINEVEQKNFSEFVNAHRIAHAEALLVHPERRQDKIATIAFDSGFGNLTSFNVAFKSRLNLTPSQYRKQHGTA is encoded by the coding sequence GTGTTGGATGCTAGCGCCATTTTGGTCCTTGGATTTCTGGGCATAGCGCAAGCTTTGTTTTTGATGGTTTACCTGTTTACGCTTAAAACGGGAAATCGCAAGGCGAACGTATTGCTGGGCCTGGTGTTATTGGGTCTGACCATCCGCATTGGCAAAGCCGTATTGCTGAACCACGGACCACTCGACCCCTGGGCACGGAATCTGGGCATTTCTGGGTTTCTGCTGGTGGGGCCGGCGTTGTGGTTTTATGGGCAGACCCTCTTCAACAAAGCAAGTACCTTCCATGCCGCACACTTCGCGCACCTGCTCCCCTTCCTGTTGTTTGTAGCGTGCTGTGCACTGATTCCTAACAATGGGAATGTTGCTTCACTAGGCTTCTATACGGCAACACTTCTGCATCTGGCGGTCTACCTTGGCTTGTCGTGGCGATTGTGTTACCGTGTTCGTGATGTGGCACGCAAGGCACTTGTTGCGTGGTATAGGAATATCCTTGCAGGCGTCACGCTGATTCTTATGCTCTATGCCGGCATTTTTATTGGACTCGTCCCGCTCTATCTGGTCGGTGCAACCGCGTTTTCATTGCTAATCTACCTGTTCTCGTTTCTCTTCCTGAAGAAACACCACTTTGCGCTGGAAAAATACGCGCAGTCTGAAGTTGACATCGGTGCATCAAAAAAGCTTGTTGCCAGGGTCCAAGCGCTCTTTAAGGAAGAAATGCCTTACCTGAATCCAGCTACGTCGCTCGATACCGTGGCTGCGATGCTCGACGTTAAACCGCGCAGCTTGTCGCAGGCCATCAATGAGGTTGAGCAAAAGAACTTTTCCGAATTTGTCAACGCACACCGGATCGCACATGCCGAAGCTCTGCTGGTCCATCCGGAGCGCCGGCAGGATAAAATTGCAACCATTGCTTTTGATAGCGGCTTCGGCAACCTGACGTCTTTCAATGTGGCCTTCAAGTCCCGGCTTAACCTTACCCCTTCCCAATACCGGAAGCAGCACGGCACTGCTTGA
- a CDS encoding NAD(P)/FAD-dependent oxidoreductase produces the protein MYDAVIIGSGPNGLSAGIVLAKAGRSVLLLEAGETVGGGMRTAPLTLEGYKHDICSAVHPMGYLSPYFKQLELEKFGLEWVFPQVSVAHPLDDEPAVILAKSVAYTADQLGADSKRYRRIMQPFADRIDDLFQDMMKPLGLPASPLLFTLFGAQALIPASIYARKVFKEQRAKALFAGCAAHSILPFDKFFTTALGLIFLASGHGVNWPFPKGGSQALADALRDCYLAAGGSLQLSTKIEHFNQLPPARKYLFDTDPWQLATIAKDHLPASYVKRLRSYNFGPGVFKIDLALSEPIPWKDPNCFKASTVHVGGTFEEIEASEAVIWEGKYSDKPYVLIAQQSHFDETRAPDGKHTCWAYCHVPNGGDRDVRQVIKNQIERFAPGFQDTILAEHTMNASAFEAYNSNYVGGAVTGGAADISQLFTRPAPRLNPYSTPNEHLFLCSASTPPGGGVHGMNGYYAAQSVLRKLR, from the coding sequence GTGTATGATGCGGTCATTATTGGATCTGGTCCTAATGGGCTGAGTGCAGGCATCGTCCTGGCAAAAGCCGGCAGATCGGTCCTCCTCCTTGAAGCCGGTGAAACGGTGGGCGGCGGCATGCGCACGGCACCACTCACCCTTGAAGGGTACAAGCACGACATTTGCTCAGCGGTCCACCCCATGGGCTACCTCTCCCCGTATTTCAAGCAACTTGAGCTGGAGAAATTCGGACTGGAGTGGGTCTTTCCCCAGGTCTCTGTAGCGCACCCGCTGGACGATGAGCCTGCTGTGATTCTAGCCAAGTCTGTTGCGTATACTGCTGATCAACTCGGGGCAGACAGTAAGCGGTACAGGCGCATCATGCAGCCTTTTGCTGACCGGATAGACGACCTGTTTCAGGACATGATGAAACCGCTCGGCCTGCCGGCGTCTCCGCTACTGTTCACGCTTTTTGGTGCCCAGGCGTTGATACCGGCTTCTATTTACGCACGGAAAGTCTTCAAAGAACAACGGGCCAAAGCGTTGTTCGCCGGCTGTGCTGCGCATAGCATTCTGCCCTTCGATAAGTTTTTCACCACTGCGCTGGGACTCATATTCCTCGCTTCGGGCCACGGGGTCAATTGGCCGTTCCCCAAAGGCGGCTCGCAAGCCCTTGCAGATGCGCTGCGCGATTGCTATCTGGCTGCTGGCGGCTCGCTTCAGCTATCAACAAAGATTGAGCATTTTAATCAATTGCCCCCGGCCCGGAAATATCTGTTCGATACCGATCCATGGCAGTTGGCTACTATCGCTAAAGATCATTTGCCAGCGAGCTACGTAAAGCGGCTCCGCAGTTATAACTTCGGCCCTGGCGTATTCAAAATCGACCTTGCCCTCAGTGAACCCATCCCATGGAAAGATCCAAACTGTTTCAAAGCGTCTACCGTACACGTTGGCGGGACATTTGAGGAGATTGAGGCTTCAGAAGCTGTCATCTGGGAGGGCAAATACAGCGACAAACCCTACGTGCTCATTGCGCAGCAAAGCCATTTTGATGAAACCCGCGCACCTGATGGCAAACATACGTGCTGGGCCTATTGTCACGTACCCAATGGAGGGGACAGGGATGTGCGGCAGGTTATCAAAAACCAGATCGAGCGATTTGCACCTGGATTTCAAGACACCATTCTGGCTGAGCACACCATGAATGCTTCTGCGTTTGAGGCCTACAACTCCAATTATGTTGGAGGTGCAGTGACCGGCGGCGCTGCGGATATTTCTCAGCTTTTTACTCGTCCGGCTCCGCGATTGAATCCATACAGTACGCCGAATGAGCATCTCTTCCTTTGCTCAGCTTCTACCCCACCCGGCGGCGGCGTACACGGCATGAATGGGTATTATGCAGCCCAAAGCGTGCTGCGCAAACTGCGTTGA